One window of Quercus robur chromosome 12, dhQueRobu3.1, whole genome shotgun sequence genomic DNA carries:
- the LOC126709148 gene encoding uncharacterized protein LOC126709148: MRGHFALVILVWICNWIPKHARSRRERLMVSANELVTQIFYVPPHKLHQFLKETSLHFSDSRRCFIAREMTICTKRYLDKLFNQYVTIVCSLTSILALGEVILQAICTRYGLTIGAKFIWLVGVVMIIFYPIAWD, encoded by the exons ATGCGGGGACACTTTGCGTTAGTGATCCTGGTATGGATTTG CAATTGGATTCCTAAACATGCTAGATCAAGAAGAGAGAGACTGATGGTTTCTGCAAATGAGTTGGTGACTCAAATATTCTATGTTCCTCCACACAAGCTTCATCAGTTTCTTAAAGAAACTTCTTTGCATTTCAGTGACTCCAG ACGATGTTTCATAGCTCGAGAGATGACAATATGCACGAAGAG ATACCTGGATAAACTTTTCAATCAGTATGTCACAATTGTTTGCTCCTTAACTTCCATTCTGGCTTTGGGGGAG GTCATTCTACAAGCAATATGCACAAGATATGGACTTACTATCGGGGCCAAGTTCATATGGCTTGTGGGAGTTGTAATGATAATTTTCTATCCTATAGCTTGG GATTAA
- the LOC126709147 gene encoding E3 ubiquitin-protein ligase RSL1 — MKMAAPSPSPSPPPPNDPLIFGSSSSSSSSNQRAKLIPKRKRHQQMDQKQNIIDVVEVNDDDDDDVVVLKTTTSDKGVKGTNKFNAISVERYSENRDLQLAIMASLLQSSPNSQSCINLDDHRDDGDDELRVLMFKPKIQNWRRTTSSGPLLETGQSSSSKPSNQNGSVEFICEICTETKSGNESFSIKGCDHAYCTECMAMYVASKLQDNITSIRCPVPECVEGLLEPEQCRSILPKDVFDRWGNALCEALIPGSQKFYCPFKDCSALLLDDTSESGESIRESQCPNCLRMFCAQCKVPWHSGIDCAQFQKLHQNEREREDIMLLNLAQNKSWSRCPSCRFYVDKNQGCMFIKCRCGIEFCYRCGTATTRSHFCSKCKC; from the exons ATGAAAATGGCTgctccatctccatctccatctcctcctcctcctaaTGATCCTCTTATTTTTGggtcctcatcctcatcctcatcctcaaatCAAAGAGCCAAACTGattcccaaaagaaaaaggcatCAGCAAATGGATCAGAAACAGAATATTATAGATGTTGTCGAAGTtaacgatgatgatgatgatgatgttgttgttttgaaaacaaCGACCTCGGACAAAGGCGTTAAGGGAACCAACAAGTTCAACGCTATCTCTGTTGAACGCTACTCTGAGAACAGAGACCTTCAACTTGCTATCATGGCTTCTCTGCTCCAATCATCACCTAATTCTCAATCCTGCATCAACCTCGATGATCATCGTGATGACGGTGATGATGAACTCCGAGTTCTTATGTTCAAacccaaaattcaaaactggCGAAGAACAACTTCTTCTGGTCCTCTTTTGGAAACTGGGCagtcttcttcttcaaaacccAGCAATCAAAATGGCTCCGTTGAGTTTATCTGTGAAATTTGCACGGAAACCAAGAGTGGGAATGAGAGTTTTAGCATCAAGGGTTGTGATCATGCGTATTGTACAGAGTGTATGGCCATGTACGTGGCTTCCAAGCTTCAAGACAATATTACATCTATACGTTGTCCTGTACCAGAATGTGTAGAAGGATTGTTGGAGCCAGAGCAGTGTCGTTCTATTCTTCCCAAGGATGTTTTTGACAGGTGGGGTAACGCTTTGTGTGAGGCTCTTATTCCTGGTTCACAAAAGTTTTATTGTCCCTTTAAGGATTGCTCGGCTTTGTTGCTTGATGACACCAGTGAGAGTGGAGAAAGCATAAGGGAGTCTCAATGTCCCAATTGTTTGAGAATGTTTTGTGCACAGTGTAAGGTTCCTTGGCATTCAGGGATTGACTGTGCCCAGTTCCAGAAATTGCATcagaatgagagagaaagggaggatATCATGTTATTGAACCTTGCCCAGAACAAGAGTTGGAGTAGGTGTCCAAGTTGCAGATTCTATGTTGATAAAAATCAAGGCTGCATGTTTATCAAATGCAG GTGTGGAATCGAATTCTGTTACAGATGTGGAACTGCAACAACTCGCTCTCATTTTTGTTCAAAGTGTAAATGTTAG